The following are encoded in a window of Brachyhypopomus gauderio isolate BG-103 chromosome 18, BGAUD_0.2, whole genome shotgun sequence genomic DNA:
- the LOC143482221 gene encoding uncharacterized protein LOC143482221, producing the protein MLTTVLKKQTAGVVPPKDLTLPLNTILDIDHLETLLKDQDYKNEMIVYLGTVGGCDVQTTTRRVMSSLLVNSLALQLSWKGSGEKRSFQDLILCKVVIAAVHRSAPEQVTNAAVEAAIKVWLRNARDRDGGRKERMLRRHTQNQV; encoded by the exons ATGCTAACAACGGTGTTAAAAAAACAGACAGCTGGTGTAGTTCCACCAAAGGATCTTACATTGCCACTAAACACAATTTTAGATATTGATCACCTGGAGACTCTACTGAAGGATCAAGACTACAAAAATGAGATG ATTGTATATTTAGGAACGGTTGGAGGATGTGACGTCCAAACAACGACCAGGAGGGTGATGTCATCTTTGTTAGTCAACAGTCTTGCTCTGCAGCTCTCTTGGAAAGGCTCTGGGGAGAAGAGATCTTTTCAAGATCTCATCCTCTGTAAAGTGGTCATAG CGGCAGTCCACAGAAGTGCACCAGAACAAGTGACCAATGCTGCAGTTGAGGCTGCAATCAAGGTGTGGCTGAGGAACGCTAGAGACCGTGATGGAGGtagaaaagaaagaatgttgagaagacacacacagaaccaagtCTGA